A window from Neobacillus sp. PS3-40 encodes these proteins:
- a CDS encoding post-transcriptional regulator → MKIDHEYEHFRIRVKPALRSKLDEFQMLGYNTISEKELWEYLIRKKWKKVKDDKKLFEIVQDILSIKVSDYMSFATIEAYKSPELLLKGENEWKMLLK, encoded by the coding sequence TTGAAAATAGACCATGAATACGAACATTTTCGCATTCGAGTAAAGCCAGCTTTGAGAAGTAAGCTTGATGAATTTCAAATGCTTGGTTACAATACCATTTCTGAAAAAGAGCTTTGGGAATACCTCATTAGAAAGAAGTGGAAGAAAGTAAAGGATGATAAAAAACTGTTCGAAATTGTTCAAGATATTTTATCAATTAAAGTTAGTGATTATATGAGTTTTGCAACAATCGAGGCATATAAGTCACCGGAATTATTACTAAAAGGTGAAAATGAATGGAAAATGCTGCTAAAATAA